A single window of Acidimicrobiales bacterium DNA harbors:
- a CDS encoding nucleoside triphosphate pyrophosphohydrolase: protein MTAVSGLTGPRVTVVGLGPGDPSLMSVAAREALASCERRFLRTRAHPSAEVAEPAESFDSVYEEASDLGEVYERIVDALLAAARDCGEVAYAVPGSPLVAERTVVMLRQRGPAVGVAVEVVPSMSFVDLAWHRLGVDPATEGVRIVDAHRFAEQAAGWKGPMLVVQCDSRLVLSDVKLAVEDAPSSEVTVLRRLGCADEQVFTVAWEDLDRSFEPDHLTSLWVPSTASPPGAALVALEELVRTLRQRCPWDREQTHQSLTRHLVEETYEVLDAIAGVTAGDAEAGEALEEELGDLLFQVFFHAVLAAERGWFTIADVARRLHDKLVARHPHVFGDVTVRDAGEVRRNWERIKREEKGRGSVMDGIPSGLPSLALAAKVQRKAAAVGLDFPDLESVLDKIGEELEELRREPSGEELGDLLFAACAAAVRLEVDPETALRSAARKFVERFRVLERLAAERGVDLGSLSSSEWDELWEAGKAGG from the coding sequence TTGACTGCCGTATCGGGCCTCACGGGACCGAGGGTGACGGTGGTCGGCCTCGGACCGGGCGACCCGTCCCTCATGAGCGTCGCCGCACGAGAGGCGTTGGCCTCCTGTGAGAGGCGCTTCCTCCGGACACGGGCTCACCCGTCGGCCGAGGTCGCCGAGCCCGCGGAATCCTTCGACAGCGTCTACGAGGAGGCCAGCGACCTCGGAGAGGTCTATGAGCGGATAGTCGACGCCTTGCTCGCGGCTGCCCGCGACTGCGGAGAAGTCGCCTATGCCGTCCCCGGCTCGCCTCTGGTCGCCGAGAGGACGGTGGTGATGTTGCGTCAGAGAGGTCCTGCCGTCGGCGTCGCGGTGGAGGTCGTCCCCTCGATGTCGTTCGTGGACCTCGCGTGGCATCGTCTCGGCGTCGACCCTGCTACCGAGGGGGTGCGGATCGTCGATGCCCACCGGTTCGCCGAACAGGCGGCCGGCTGGAAGGGGCCGATGCTGGTGGTCCAGTGCGACTCCCGACTGGTGCTCTCTGACGTGAAGCTGGCAGTCGAAGACGCTCCTTCCTCCGAGGTGACCGTTCTGCGGCGCCTCGGTTGTGCGGACGAGCAGGTCTTCACGGTCGCCTGGGAGGATCTGGACAGGTCGTTCGAGCCGGACCACCTCACGTCCCTGTGGGTGCCGTCGACGGCGAGCCCGCCGGGTGCAGCCCTCGTCGCCTTGGAGGAGCTCGTGCGCACGCTACGGCAGCGCTGCCCTTGGGACCGGGAGCAGACCCACCAGTCGCTGACTCGGCACCTCGTAGAGGAGACCTACGAGGTGCTAGACGCCATCGCGGGAGTCACTGCGGGTGACGCGGAAGCCGGCGAGGCATTGGAAGAGGAACTGGGGGATCTTCTATTCCAGGTCTTCTTCCACGCGGTCCTCGCCGCGGAGCGGGGATGGTTCACCATCGCAGACGTCGCCCGGCGCCTGCACGACAAGCTCGTGGCGCGACACCCGCACGTGTTCGGAGACGTGACCGTCCGAGACGCGGGCGAGGTGAGAAGGAACTGGGAGCGTATCAAGCGGGAGGAGAAGGGACGGGGCAGCGTGATGGACGGCATCCCCTCCGGGCTCCCGTCCCTTGCGCTCGCCGCGAAGGTTCAACGCAAGGCGGCAGCGGTCGGGCTCGACTTCCCCGATCTGGAGTCCGTCCTAGACAAGATCGGAGAGGAGCTGGAGGAGCTGCGCAGGGAGCCTTCCGGCGAAGAGCTCGGCGACCTCCTCTTCGCCGCGTGTGCGGCGGCCGTACGTCTCGAGGTGGACCCGGAGACGGCGCTGCGGTCTGCGGCACGAAAGTTCGTGGAGCGGTTTCGCGTCCTCGAACGGTTGGCGGCGGAGCGGGGAGTGGATCTGGGCTCGCTCTCCTCGTCCGAATGGGACGAGCTGTGGGAGGCCGGAAAGGCCGGCGGCTGA
- a CDS encoding daunorubicin resistance protein DrrA family ABC transporter ATP-binding protein, translating to MTPIETRALVRRFGDVTAVDGVDISVREGEIFGFLGPNGAGKTTTVRMLVTLLRPTAGVARVAGYDVVREADKVRRCIGVALQDAAIDPLMTGRELMMLQAVLHGIPRREAERRAEELLERVGLTAAADRRVGAYSGGMRRRLDLAMSLVHRPTVLFLDEPTTGLDPLSRMALWEEVRSLNTQAGTTVFLTTQYLEEADQLCDRIAIIDAGRIVREGTPAELKASVGAPTLRLQIPDDEQRDVARRVLVGRFGEERPARGEWLALGLEGGARRLPDVVRALDEAGVPPLAIEIHQPTLDDVFAEATGRRLEGAEEAAVA from the coding sequence GTGACTCCGATCGAAACCCGCGCGCTGGTGCGCAGGTTCGGCGACGTCACGGCGGTGGACGGAGTCGACATCTCCGTGCGCGAAGGTGAGATCTTCGGGTTCCTCGGACCCAACGGCGCGGGGAAGACCACGACGGTCCGCATGCTCGTCACGCTCCTTCGGCCGACCGCAGGAGTCGCCCGAGTGGCGGGTTACGACGTCGTCCGGGAAGCCGACAAGGTCAGACGTTGCATCGGCGTGGCACTCCAGGACGCGGCCATCGATCCGCTCATGACCGGGCGGGAGCTGATGATGCTGCAGGCCGTCCTTCACGGGATCCCACGTCGGGAGGCGGAGCGACGCGCCGAAGAGCTTCTCGAACGGGTCGGTCTGACGGCCGCGGCCGACAGACGCGTCGGCGCGTATTCCGGTGGCATGCGCCGAAGGCTCGACCTAGCCATGTCACTGGTGCATCGCCCGACCGTCCTGTTCCTCGACGAGCCGACCACCGGCCTCGATCCTCTGAGCCGGATGGCTCTCTGGGAGGAGGTGCGGTCGCTGAACACACAGGCCGGAACGACCGTCTTCCTCACCACCCAGTACCTCGAGGAGGCGGACCAGCTCTGTGACAGGATCGCGATCATCGACGCAGGTCGCATCGTCAGGGAAGGCACACCGGCGGAACTGAAAGCGTCCGTCGGAGCCCCGACTTTGCGGTTGCAGATACCCGACGACGAGCAGCGGGACGTGGCCAGGCGCGTGCTGGTCGGGCGTTTCGGGGAGGAGAGGCCCGCTCGGGGCGAGTGGCTCGCGCTCGGTCTGGAGGGCGGGGCGAGACGGCTCCCCGACGTGGTGCGAGCCCTCGACGAGGCGGGAGTGCCACCGCTGGCGATCGAGATCCACCAACCGACCCTCGACGACGTCTTCGCCGAGGCGACGGGTCGCCGGTTGGAGGGAGCAGAGGAGGCGGCAGTCGCGTGA
- the eno gene encoding enolase, translated as MGSIEALDAREVLDSRGNPTVEVEVFLEDGTRGSAIVPSGASTGAFEAVELRDGGERYGGKGVTTAVAHVVGEIAGELYGMESTDQRLVDQTLCDLDGTDDKSRLGANAILGVSLAVARASAEEMGVPLFRYLGGVGAHLLPVPFMNVLNGGRHADNSVDLQEFMFAPVGAASYSEALRWGVECYHSLRKVLAERSMSTAVGDEGGFAPDLSSNEDACRLLVEAIERAGRTPGEEVALALDCAATELWRDGKYVLEGEGREMGSPEMVEWLAGLCDRYPIVSVEDGMAEEDWDGWVMLTEALGGRVQLVGDDLFVTNVERLESGIRRGAANSLLVKVNQIGTLTETLDAIELAYRFGYTAMVSHRSGETEDTTISHLAVATRCGQIKAGAPARSERVAKYNELLRIEDWLGEQASYAGPRIAERLAR; from the coding sequence ATGGGTTCGATCGAGGCGCTCGACGCCCGGGAGGTGCTGGATTCGAGAGGGAACCCCACCGTCGAGGTGGAGGTCTTCCTCGAAGACGGCACGCGGGGCAGCGCGATCGTCCCCTCCGGAGCCTCCACGGGCGCATTCGAGGCTGTCGAGCTGCGTGACGGCGGTGAGCGTTACGGCGGCAAGGGAGTGACGACGGCCGTCGCCCACGTGGTCGGTGAGATCGCCGGAGAGCTGTACGGCATGGAATCCACCGACCAAAGGCTGGTCGACCAGACCCTCTGCGACCTCGACGGCACCGACGACAAGTCCCGGCTGGGCGCCAACGCCATCCTCGGGGTGTCGCTCGCGGTGGCCCGTGCGTCGGCAGAAGAGATGGGAGTGCCGCTGTTCCGCTATCTCGGGGGCGTCGGTGCTCACTTGTTGCCGGTTCCCTTCATGAACGTCCTGAACGGTGGGCGGCACGCGGACAACTCGGTCGACCTGCAGGAGTTCATGTTCGCTCCGGTGGGTGCGGCTTCCTATTCCGAGGCCCTGAGATGGGGTGTCGAGTGCTACCACTCACTCCGCAAGGTGTTGGCGGAGCGCTCGATGTCCACCGCGGTCGGGGACGAGGGCGGCTTCGCCCCTGACCTCTCATCCAACGAAGACGCGTGCCGGCTCCTCGTCGAGGCGATCGAGCGTGCGGGTCGCACCCCCGGCGAGGAGGTCGCTCTGGCGCTGGACTGCGCGGCCACCGAGCTGTGGCGGGACGGAAAGTACGTGCTGGAGGGTGAGGGAAGGGAGATGGGATCCCCCGAGATGGTCGAGTGGTTGGCTGGTCTCTGCGACCGCTATCCGATCGTGTCGGTGGAGGACGGGATGGCAGAAGAGGACTGGGACGGTTGGGTGATGTTGACCGAGGCGCTGGGAGGTCGGGTGCAGCTGGTGGGTGACGATCTGTTCGTCACGAACGTGGAGCGTCTGGAATCCGGGATCCGTCGAGGGGCGGCGAACTCCCTCCTCGTCAAGGTGAACCAGATCGGCACTCTCACCGAGACTCTGGACGCGATCGAGCTGGCATACCGATTCGGGTACACGGCGATGGTCTCGCACCGGTCCGGCGAGACCGAGGACACCACCATCTCTCACCTGGCGGTCGCGACCCGTTGCGGGCAGATCAAGGCGGGTGCACCGGCCCGATCCGAGCGTGTCGCCAAGTACAACGAGCTGCTCAGGATCGAGGACTGGCTGGGGGAGCAGGCTTCCTACGCGGGGCCGAGGATCGCGGAGCGACTCGCTCGGTGA
- the mfd gene encoding transcription-repair-coupling factor, producing MTSSLEATPESDEVVASARRSGHPAVCGEPPLRDVVEVIASSVAFHRVAGRRETTLVVPERGWAVVSAAASAAGEGLPVVVVTPTTSEAERLASDLAAFVTEGATELLPPWETLPLERVSPSVETMSRRQRVLWRLRHGDPALRVVVVPVRSLVQRLCPGVGALEPIRLARGGHVDPDGLGQALAAFGYRRVDQVEHHGEFARRGSVIDIFPGTDDAPVRIDLWDEEIESLANFSVADQRREAEIDEVVVWPARELLLDDEVRARAARLVEEEPWGAEQWERLAEGVYHDGMEAWLPWIGGDGETPLDLLGSDALVVVCDPRRVRDRVAELVSDEDELVSTLAPTWGARIGEEMPRLHVDVSVLESAGCKVWNLLPTAPDHATVALEMLPPAPPRPDFPSLARDLATLASDGWRVVVTADGPASASALRRSFSREGVDVPSREAGSEDDLSCPGLRLRVVALSSGFRLPERRLAVVTETDLTGRRRPHRPPRTRRRDSRRFFDDLRPGDYVVHDQHGVARFAGMVKRAMGGVERDYLLLEYRGGDRLYVPTEQIESVRPYTGGETPKLDRLGSGEWQKTKAKARAEAAAIAAELVDLYKKRATVQTKPVGPDTPWQREMEDAFPYQETPDQIQAIADVKADLESTRPMDRLVCGDVGFGKTEIAIRAAFKVVQDGGQVAVLVPTTLLAHQHTQTFRERLAPWPVRIEMLSRFLTPAQQRKVLRGVASGEVDIVIGTHRLLSDDVKFANLVLLVVDEEQRFGVEHKERLKKLRADVNVLTLTATPIPRTLEMSLVGVRDLSLLQTPPAGRQPILTYVGEFDERAVSEAIRRELLREGQVFYVHNRVQDIDRTAEFVRELVPEARVAVAHGQMDEGTLEQVVIDFWERKYDVLVCTTIIESGIDMPSVNTLVVDRAELLGLGQLHQLRGRVGRSGQRAYAYIFVPRDRRLPETVYERLRTIGEATELGAGLQIAMRDLELRGAGNLLGFAQSGHLAAVGYDLYCRLVAEAVAELRGEPLPETPEVTIDVPVDAHLPSDYVPSEELRIEAYRRLAAATSHEEVSDVEAEWRDRYGPLPEEAENLIAIGHLRAECVRVGIREVVVPRGDGPRRAILSPVALRESQKVRLARLFPRARHKPDSAELVLPLSPSADVVAQLQEAIEKLWSPGSAGGSAPGEGQSLAARGTTGAEVGEDR from the coding sequence ATGACCTCGTCGCTCGAAGCCACGCCCGAGTCGGATGAGGTCGTTGCGTCTGCGAGGCGATCAGGGCATCCGGCGGTGTGTGGGGAGCCGCCTCTGCGCGATGTCGTGGAAGTGATCGCCTCGTCCGTCGCCTTCCATCGGGTGGCCGGACGACGAGAGACCACCTTGGTGGTGCCCGAACGAGGATGGGCAGTCGTCTCCGCGGCCGCGTCGGCCGCAGGGGAAGGGCTTCCTGTGGTCGTGGTGACTCCTACGACGTCCGAGGCTGAGCGGCTGGCTTCGGACCTGGCAGCGTTCGTGACGGAGGGGGCGACGGAGCTCCTCCCGCCGTGGGAGACCCTCCCATTGGAGCGGGTGAGCCCGTCGGTGGAGACGATGTCGCGGCGCCAACGTGTCCTGTGGCGCCTGAGGCATGGGGATCCCGCCCTACGGGTCGTCGTGGTTCCGGTGAGGTCGCTCGTGCAGAGGCTCTGTCCCGGTGTGGGTGCTCTCGAGCCGATCCGCCTCGCGCGTGGCGGGCATGTCGACCCTGACGGCCTCGGTCAGGCCTTGGCGGCGTTCGGGTATCGCCGAGTGGACCAGGTCGAGCACCACGGCGAGTTCGCCCGCAGAGGATCGGTGATCGACATCTTTCCGGGAACCGACGACGCGCCGGTGCGAATCGACCTGTGGGACGAAGAGATCGAGTCGCTCGCGAACTTCTCGGTGGCGGATCAGCGTCGGGAGGCCGAGATCGACGAGGTGGTCGTCTGGCCTGCGAGGGAACTGCTCCTCGACGACGAGGTCAGGGCCCGTGCGGCCAGGCTCGTCGAGGAGGAGCCATGGGGTGCCGAGCAGTGGGAGCGCCTCGCCGAAGGCGTCTACCACGACGGGATGGAGGCGTGGCTCCCTTGGATCGGCGGAGACGGCGAGACGCCTCTGGACCTCCTCGGGAGCGACGCGCTCGTGGTCGTGTGCGATCCACGCCGCGTGAGGGACCGGGTCGCAGAGCTGGTCTCGGACGAGGACGAGCTGGTGTCCACGCTCGCACCCACGTGGGGGGCTCGTATCGGGGAGGAGATGCCCCGCTTGCACGTCGACGTGTCGGTTCTCGAGTCGGCCGGATGCAAGGTTTGGAACCTGCTCCCCACAGCGCCCGACCACGCGACAGTAGCCTTGGAGATGCTTCCTCCGGCTCCGCCGAGGCCCGACTTCCCGTCCTTGGCACGGGACCTCGCCACACTCGCCTCCGACGGTTGGAGGGTTGTCGTCACCGCCGACGGACCGGCCTCTGCGAGCGCGTTGCGACGTTCTTTCTCACGGGAGGGCGTCGACGTCCCGTCCCGAGAAGCCGGCTCCGAGGACGATCTGTCGTGTCCCGGACTCCGTCTTCGCGTCGTGGCACTCTCGTCGGGATTCCGCCTCCCCGAACGGCGGCTGGCGGTGGTCACCGAGACCGATCTGACCGGCCGCCGGAGGCCTCACAGGCCGCCGCGCACGCGCAGGCGAGACTCGCGCAGGTTCTTCGACGACCTGAGGCCCGGCGACTACGTGGTCCACGACCAACACGGCGTCGCTCGCTTCGCCGGGATGGTGAAGCGAGCCATGGGGGGTGTCGAGCGGGATTACTTGCTGCTCGAGTACCGCGGAGGAGACCGCCTGTACGTGCCCACCGAGCAGATCGAGTCGGTCCGGCCGTACACGGGCGGCGAGACCCCGAAGCTGGACCGCCTGGGCAGCGGCGAGTGGCAGAAGACGAAGGCGAAGGCTCGGGCGGAGGCGGCTGCCATCGCCGCCGAGCTGGTCGATTTGTACAAGAAGCGAGCGACCGTGCAGACCAAGCCGGTCGGTCCGGACACTCCTTGGCAGCGGGAGATGGAAGACGCCTTCCCCTATCAGGAGACTCCCGACCAAATCCAGGCGATCGCAGACGTCAAGGCAGACCTCGAGAGCACTCGTCCGATGGATCGGCTCGTCTGCGGAGACGTCGGCTTCGGCAAGACGGAGATCGCCATCAGGGCGGCGTTCAAGGTGGTGCAGGACGGCGGCCAGGTCGCCGTGCTGGTCCCCACCACGCTCCTCGCTCATCAGCACACTCAGACTTTCAGGGAGCGTCTGGCCCCCTGGCCCGTCCGGATCGAGATGTTGAGCCGCTTCCTGACGCCTGCACAGCAGAGGAAGGTCTTGCGGGGGGTGGCCTCGGGCGAGGTGGACATAGTGATCGGTACGCATCGGCTCCTCTCCGACGACGTGAAGTTCGCGAACCTCGTCCTCTTGGTGGTGGACGAGGAGCAGCGGTTCGGAGTCGAGCACAAAGAGCGCCTGAAGAAGCTGCGTGCGGACGTGAACGTCTTGACCCTGACGGCCACTCCCATTCCGCGCACGCTCGAGATGAGCCTCGTCGGCGTGCGCGACCTCTCCCTCCTGCAGACCCCACCCGCGGGACGGCAACCGATCCTCACCTACGTAGGGGAGTTCGACGAGCGGGCCGTATCGGAGGCGATCCGCAGGGAGCTCCTGCGAGAGGGCCAGGTCTTCTACGTGCACAACCGAGTGCAGGACATAGACCGGACGGCGGAATTCGTGCGCGAGCTGGTGCCGGAGGCCAGGGTGGCGGTGGCACACGGCCAGATGGACGAGGGCACCCTGGAGCAGGTCGTGATCGACTTCTGGGAGAGGAAGTACGACGTGCTCGTGTGCACGACGATCATCGAGTCCGGGATAGACATGCCGAGCGTGAACACCTTGGTCGTCGACCGGGCCGAACTGTTGGGGCTGGGTCAGCTCCACCAGCTGAGAGGGCGTGTGGGGAGGTCGGGTCAGCGGGCGTACGCGTACATATTCGTCCCGCGAGACAGGCGTCTTCCCGAGACGGTGTACGAGAGGTTGCGCACGATCGGCGAGGCCACCGAACTGGGAGCCGGCCTCCAGATCGCGATGCGAGACCTGGAGCTGAGAGGAGCGGGGAACCTGCTGGGCTTCGCCCAGTCGGGACACCTCGCGGCCGTGGGATACGACCTGTACTGCAGACTCGTCGCAGAGGCAGTCGCGGAGTTGCGCGGCGAGCCGCTTCCGGAAACCCCGGAGGTGACCATCGACGTCCCGGTCGACGCTCACCTGCCCTCCGACTACGTACCTTCCGAAGAGCTGCGAATCGAGGCGTACCGGCGTCTGGCAGCCGCCACGAGCCACGAGGAGGTCTCCGACGTCGAAGCCGAGTGGCGGGACAGGTACGGCCCGCTCCCCGAGGAGGCCGAGAACCTGATCGCCATAGGTCATCTGCGTGCCGAGTGCGTTCGTGTGGGGATCCGTGAGGTGGTCGTGCCCCGCGGAGACGGTCCCCGGAGAGCGATACTCTCGCCGGTCGCTTTGCGGGAGTCGCAGAAGGTGCGGCTGGCGAGGCTGTTCCCCCGTGCGCGTCACAAGCCCGACTCTGCGGAGCTGGTGTTGCCGCTGTCGCCTTCCGCCGACGTCGTAGCCCAGCTGCAGGAAGCGATCGAGAAGCTGTGGAGCCCCGGCTCGGCAGGCGGGTCGGCACCAGGGGAGGGACAGTCGCTTGCTGCCAGGGGGACGACGGGAGCGGAAGTGGGAGAGGACCGTTGA